The following coding sequences lie in one Deltaproteobacteria bacterium genomic window:
- the udk gene encoding uridine kinase has translation MHCLVVGIAGATGSGKTTVASRLAAAVEGRVALLQHDSYYRDRPELTYEQRCELNFDHPQSLETELLVEHLGALRRGETVAVPVYDFTTHRRSQETLHVVPSPVIVVEGILVLADARLREMFDIKLFVDTDADIRVFRRIRRDIEQRGRSFDSVRQQYYSSVRPMTLEFVEPSKRFADMIIPEGGRNDVALDVLGTKLRTFAHGT, from the coding sequence GTGCACTGCCTCGTCGTTGGAATCGCCGGTGCGACCGGCTCGGGTAAGACCACCGTCGCTTCGCGCCTGGCCGCCGCGGTCGAGGGGCGGGTCGCGCTGCTGCAGCACGACAGCTACTACCGGGACCGTCCCGAGCTGACCTACGAGCAGCGCTGCGAGCTCAACTTCGACCACCCGCAATCGCTCGAGACCGAGCTACTGGTCGAGCACCTCGGCGCACTGCGTCGCGGTGAGACGGTCGCGGTGCCGGTCTACGACTTCACCACCCACCGCCGCAGCCAAGAGACCCTCCACGTGGTCCCGTCGCCGGTGATCGTGGTCGAGGGCATCCTCGTGCTCGCCGATGCGCGCCTGCGCGAGATGTTCGACATCAAGCTGTTCGTCGACACCGACGCCGACATCCGGGTGTTCCGCCGTATCCGACGCGACATCGAGCAGCGCGGCCGCTCGTTCGACTCGGTGCGCCAGCAGTACTACAGCTCGGTGCGCCCGATGACGCTGGAGTTCGTCGAGCCCTCGAAGCGCTTCGCCGACATGATCATCCCCGAGGGCGGTCGCAACGACGTCGCGCTCGACGTGCTCGGCACCAAGCTGCGGACCTTCGCCCATGGCACATGA
- a CDS encoding class I SAM-dependent methyltransferase, producing the protein MTLGHRFAAHDRAWLRLSPGQNEARSRVLAKLHDGTYELEATPCFCGGPPRDLEISLRDRYGLPVRTVLCEHCGLMRSDPRMTAAAAARFYDEHYRDLYTGPGNGEALYRSQVARGRGLTQLLAKLLPQIERVYEVGCGAGGLLAPFAELGKQVAGVDLGGEYLEVGRGHGLALVQGDASALLAAQGRTADLVLLMHVFEHYHDLHASAAELATLLDPGGVLLVEVPGIATIGTHYRSDLLSYLQNAHNYHFTATTLEFVLRRCGFDVLACTESGVALCQKPEAPTATMVPPPRGEAARVLDMLRGFEAAFVRANAA; encoded by the coding sequence ATGACCCTCGGTCACCGCTTCGCCGCCCACGATCGCGCGTGGCTGCGGCTGTCCCCGGGGCAGAACGAGGCGCGCTCGCGCGTGCTGGCGAAGCTGCACGACGGCACGTACGAGCTCGAGGCGACGCCGTGCTTCTGCGGCGGACCGCCCCGCGATCTCGAGATCTCGCTGCGCGATCGCTACGGGCTGCCGGTCCGCACGGTGTTGTGCGAGCACTGCGGCCTCATGCGCAGCGATCCACGCATGACCGCGGCCGCGGCCGCACGCTTCTACGACGAACACTACCGCGATCTCTACACCGGGCCCGGCAACGGCGAGGCGCTCTACCGCAGCCAGGTCGCACGTGGGCGCGGGCTCACCCAGCTGCTCGCGAAGCTGCTGCCGCAGATCGAGCGCGTGTACGAGGTCGGCTGCGGCGCCGGTGGCCTACTCGCCCCCTTCGCCGAGCTCGGCAAGCAGGTCGCGGGCGTCGACCTCGGCGGCGAGTACCTCGAGGTCGGCCGCGGCCATGGGCTCGCGCTGGTGCAGGGCGACGCGTCGGCGCTGTTGGCCGCGCAGGGCCGCACTGCGGACCTCGTGCTGCTCATGCACGTGTTCGAGCACTACCACGACCTGCACGCGAGCGCGGCGGAGCTCGCGACCCTGCTCGACCCCGGCGGCGTGCTGCTGGTCGAGGTGCCGGGGATCGCAACCATCGGCACCCACTACCGCAGCGATCTGCTCTCGTACCTTCAGAACGCGCACAACTATCACTTCACCGCCACCACGCTCGAGTTCGTGCTGCGACGCTGTGGGTTCGACGTGCTCGCGTGCACCGAGAGTGGCGTCGCACTGTGTCAGAAGCCCGAGGCCCCGACCGCGACGATGGTTCCGCCCCCGCGCGGCGAAGCGGCGCGCGTGCTCGACATGCTGCGCGGCTTCGAGGCCGCCTTCGTGCGCGCCAACGCGGCCTGA
- a CDS encoding RNA polymerase sigma factor — protein sequence MTAAIQPEIPAATPATRRVPAGTALHALMVRYIDGDPEVFPKLHALLAPKIRSRLSRLVHDPVLVEDLLQLTFLRAHAARERFESVSAAADRAVEGWYLSIARNVALDHLREHYRRERRHQHVLARGDGASIGAPEPGGSPEDVGLEVEAAQEAARVLDAALELLPQTQADVVRLHKLGGLSMAEVADRLRVKQGAVRVRAHRAYKALAEILGAPAWSMQPA from the coding sequence ATGACCGCCGCCATCCAACCCGAGATCCCCGCAGCGACGCCCGCCACGAGGCGCGTGCCCGCCGGCACCGCGCTGCATGCTCTGATGGTCCGCTACATCGATGGCGACCCCGAGGTCTTCCCCAAGCTGCACGCACTGCTGGCGCCGAAGATCCGCTCCCGGCTCTCGCGGCTGGTCCACGACCCGGTGCTGGTCGAAGACCTGCTGCAGCTGACGTTCCTGCGCGCCCACGCGGCGCGCGAGCGCTTCGAGTCCGTGTCGGCCGCCGCCGACCGTGCGGTCGAGGGCTGGTACCTCTCGATCGCCCGCAACGTCGCGCTCGATCACCTCCGCGAGCACTACCGCCGCGAGCGTCGACACCAGCACGTGCTGGCCCGCGGCGACGGTGCCTCGATCGGTGCGCCCGAGCCGGGCGGCAGCCCGGAGGACGTCGGCCTCGAGGTCGAGGCCGCGCAGGAGGCCGCGCGCGTGCTCGATGCGGCGCTCGAGCTGCTGCCGCAGACGCAGGCCGATGTCGTGCGGCTGCACAAGCTCGGCGGCCTCAGCATGGCCGAGGTCGCCGATCGCCTGCGCGTGAAGCAGGGGGCGGTTCGCGTGCGCGCGCACCGGGCCTACAAGGCGCTGGCCGAGATCCTCGGCGCGCCCGCGTGGTCCATGCAGCCGGCGTGA
- a CDS encoding TetR/AcrR family transcriptional regulator, translated as MGRCSDAKERLVATAASLFHQRGYTAVSVADICDAADLKKGSFYHFYASKLDLALDAIEQYARGYEALLIGCLRPGATAMDQIRTMFEALGKTLQQGHNRDGCMRGCPIGNLALEMADREEAIRRKIAKVFEALTAGVEGLIRGGVARGEFAVANPRDAAEGLVATIQGAIVLSKTANDPAVFSRVAGAALDAFQGRVGVGASPAAAPA; from the coding sequence ATGGGCCGCTGCAGTGATGCCAAGGAGCGCCTCGTCGCGACTGCGGCGAGCCTGTTTCATCAGCGCGGCTACACGGCCGTGTCGGTCGCGGACATCTGCGACGCCGCTGACCTGAAGAAGGGCAGCTTCTATCACTTCTACGCCTCGAAGCTCGACCTCGCCCTCGACGCGATCGAGCAGTATGCCCGCGGCTACGAGGCGCTGCTCATCGGGTGCCTGCGGCCGGGCGCGACCGCGATGGATCAGATCCGGACCATGTTCGAGGCCTTGGGCAAGACCCTGCAGCAGGGCCACAACCGCGACGGCTGCATGCGCGGCTGTCCGATCGGCAACCTCGCGCTCGAGATGGCGGATCGTGAAGAGGCCATCCGCCGCAAGATCGCGAAGGTCTTCGAGGCACTCACCGCCGGTGTCGAAGGTCTCATCCGGGGAGGCGTCGCGCGGGGAGAGTTCGCGGTCGCGAATCCGCGGGACGCCGCCGAGGGTCTCGTGGCGACCATCCAAGGCGCCATCGTGTTGAGCAAGACCGCCAACGATCCCGCGGTTTTTTCCCGGGTCGCCGGCGCCGCCCTCGATGCGTTCCAGGGACGCGTCGGTGTGGGCGCGAGCCCGGCCGCTGCGCCCGCCTGA
- a CDS encoding YgiQ family radical SAM protein, whose protein sequence is MEPARHLFGHRQYWAHRFGVAPFLPTSRAQMDELGWDSCDVVIVSGDAYVDHPSFGMALVGRLLEAQGFRVGILAQPQWHDASAFASLGRPNLCFGVTGGNMDSMVNRYTSDRRIRSDDAYSPGGAAGLRPDRSVIVYAQRCREAFADVPLVIGGIEASLRRIAHYDYWSDAVRRSILLDAKADLLLYGNAERALVEVVHRLGAGQHIRDIRDVRGTAFVCREFPPGTWHEIDSRDLDEPGPVGPLPDPYASTPTPAANTAGEVVTLRRRNLAALRADRGQQVVRLPAFDLVARDPVLYAHASRLLHLEANPGNARALVQAHGDRDVWLNPPPIPLTTAEMDRVYELPYARVPHPEYGGAKIPAYEMIRFSVTIQRGCFGGCSFCSITEHEGRVIQSRSEDSIIGEIERIRDTAPGFTGVISDLGGPTANMYRLACKSREIEASCRKPSCVYPDVCSNLGTDHGPLIQLYRRARALPGIKKVLVASGVRYDLAVRSPEYVRELAAHHTGGYLKIAPEHIAQGPLSAMMKPGIGTYDRFKALFDRFTREAGKEQYLIPYFIAAHPGTSDEDMLELALWLKRNGFRPDAVQAFLPSPMASATAMYHSGKSPLARVRRRGGDVVVPKAMRTRRLHKAFLRYHDPNNWPMLRAALHRMGRGDLIGDGRHQLVPSWQPAGTGAAPEGRRRKLGPRPGTALTQHTGLPPSPALAGRGEAAGRPRPATRARGTGPKPR, encoded by the coding sequence ATGGAGCCCGCACGGCACCTCTTCGGGCACCGGCAATACTGGGCCCACCGCTTCGGGGTCGCACCGTTCCTGCCGACCTCGCGCGCGCAGATGGACGAGCTCGGCTGGGACAGCTGCGACGTCGTCATCGTCAGCGGCGACGCCTACGTCGATCATCCGAGCTTCGGCATGGCGCTGGTCGGACGGCTGCTCGAGGCGCAGGGCTTCCGCGTCGGTATCCTCGCGCAGCCGCAGTGGCACGACGCGTCCGCGTTCGCGTCGCTCGGCCGGCCGAACCTCTGCTTCGGCGTCACCGGCGGCAACATGGACTCGATGGTGAACCGCTACACCAGCGATCGCCGGATCCGCAGCGACGACGCCTACTCGCCCGGCGGTGCCGCCGGACTGCGGCCGGATCGCTCGGTGATCGTCTATGCCCAGCGCTGCCGCGAGGCCTTCGCCGACGTGCCGCTCGTCATCGGTGGCATCGAGGCCAGCCTGCGTCGCATCGCCCACTACGACTACTGGTCCGACGCGGTGCGTCGCTCGATCCTGCTCGACGCCAAGGCCGATCTGCTGCTGTACGGCAACGCCGAGCGGGCGCTGGTCGAGGTCGTGCACCGGCTCGGCGCTGGCCAGCACATCCGCGACATCCGCGACGTGCGGGGCACCGCGTTCGTGTGCCGCGAGTTCCCGCCGGGCACGTGGCACGAGATCGACTCGCGCGACCTCGACGAACCGGGACCCGTGGGGCCGCTGCCCGATCCCTACGCGAGCACGCCGACGCCGGCTGCGAACACAGCCGGCGAGGTCGTCACGCTGCGTCGCCGCAACCTCGCGGCGCTGCGGGCCGATCGCGGGCAGCAGGTGGTGCGGCTGCCGGCGTTCGATCTGGTTGCGCGGGACCCGGTGCTCTACGCCCACGCGTCGCGGCTGCTGCACCTCGAGGCCAACCCCGGCAATGCGCGGGCCTTGGTGCAGGCCCACGGCGACCGCGACGTGTGGCTGAACCCGCCGCCCATCCCGCTGACCACCGCCGAGATGGATCGGGTCTACGAGCTGCCCTACGCCCGCGTCCCGCACCCGGAGTACGGCGGCGCCAAGATCCCCGCCTACGAGATGATCCGCTTCTCGGTGACGATCCAGCGCGGGTGCTTCGGTGGCTGCTCGTTCTGCTCGATCACCGAGCACGAAGGGCGCGTGATCCAGAGCCGCTCGGAGGACTCCATCATCGGTGAAATCGAGCGCATCCGCGACACCGCGCCGGGCTTCACCGGCGTGATCTCGGATCTCGGCGGACCGACGGCGAACATGTATCGCCTGGCCTGCAAGAGCCGCGAGATCGAGGCCTCGTGCCGCAAGCCGTCGTGCGTGTACCCGGACGTCTGCAGCAACCTCGGCACTGATCACGGGCCGCTCATCCAGCTGTACCGCCGCGCGCGGGCGCTGCCCGGCATCAAGAAGGTGTTGGTGGCCTCGGGGGTGCGCTACGACCTCGCGGTGCGCTCACCCGAGTACGTGCGCGAGCTGGCGGCCCATCACACCGGCGGGTATCTCAAGATCGCCCCCGAGCACATCGCCCAGGGCCCGCTCTCGGCGATGATGAAGCCCGGCATCGGCACCTACGACCGCTTCAAGGCGCTGTTCGATCGCTTCACGCGTGAGGCCGGCAAGGAGCAGTACCTCATCCCGTACTTCATCGCCGCGCACCCGGGTACGAGCGACGAGGACATGCTCGAGCTGGCGCTGTGGCTCAAGCGCAACGGCTTCCGACCCGACGCCGTGCAGGCGTTCCTGCCGTCGCCGATGGCGAGTGCGACGGCGATGTACCACAGCGGCAAGAGCCCGCTGGCGCGCGTGCGTCGGCGCGGTGGCGATGTCGTGGTGCCGAAGGCGATGCGCACGCGTCGACTCCACAAGGCCTTCCTGCGCTACCACGATCCCAACAACTGGCCGATGCTGCGCGCGGCGTTGCATCGCATGGGTCGCGGCGATCTGATCGGCGATGGTCGTCACCAGTTGGTGCCATCGTGGCAGCCCGCGGGGACCGGTGCAGCGCCCGAGGGGCGGCGACGCAAGCTGGGCCCGCGGCCGGGCACCGCCCTGACACAGCACACCGGGCTGCCGCCGTCGCCGGCCCTGGCCGGACGCGGTGAGGCCGCCGGCCGGCCCCGCCCCGCCACCCGCGCCCGCGGCACCGGCCCCAAGCCCCGCTAG
- a CDS encoding SPFH domain-containing protein has translation MDPEVVSVLAWLPVPLLLLGVMALLRSTFFVVHQQSVHVVERFGRFSRLARPGLNLKIPWFERVAGRANLRVQQLDVNVETKTRDDVFVRVVVSVQFFVIPEAVFNAFYRLSDPAGQIRSFVFDVVRARVPNIPIDDVFQRKDDIADAVKAELSEVMGGFGYGIVKTLVTDIDPDPHVKAAMNEINAAQRMRQAAAERGEADKILRVKAAEADAQSKALAGRGIADQRRAIVDGLRESVDEFQRSVPGATPQDVMQLVLMTQYFDTLKELGQSSATNTILIPHSPGALSDLSSQLREAMMTANQVRTVTGR, from the coding sequence ATGGATCCCGAGGTCGTTTCCGTGCTCGCGTGGCTACCCGTACCGCTGCTGCTGCTGGGTGTGATGGCGCTGCTGCGCTCGACCTTCTTCGTCGTGCATCAGCAGAGCGTGCACGTGGTCGAGCGCTTCGGTCGCTTCTCGCGGCTGGCGCGACCGGGCCTCAACCTCAAGATCCCGTGGTTCGAGCGCGTCGCTGGGCGCGCGAACCTGCGCGTGCAGCAGCTCGACGTGAACGTCGAGACCAAGACCCGCGACGACGTGTTCGTGCGGGTGGTGGTCTCGGTGCAGTTCTTCGTCATCCCCGAGGCGGTCTTCAACGCGTTCTACCGCCTCAGCGACCCCGCGGGGCAGATCCGCAGCTTCGTGTTCGACGTCGTGCGGGCGCGCGTGCCCAACATCCCCATCGACGACGTGTTCCAGCGCAAGGACGACATCGCCGACGCGGTGAAGGCCGAGCTGTCGGAGGTCATGGGCGGGTTCGGCTACGGAATCGTGAAGACGCTGGTGACCGACATCGACCCCGACCCCCATGTGAAGGCCGCGATGAACGAGATCAACGCTGCGCAGCGGATGCGACAGGCCGCTGCCGAGCGCGGTGAGGCCGACAAGATCCTGCGGGTCAAGGCCGCCGAGGCCGACGCACAGAGCAAGGCGCTAGCCGGCCGCGGCATCGCCGACCAACGTCGCGCCATCGTCGACGGCCTGCGCGAGTCGGTCGACGAGTTCCAGCGCTCCGTGCCGGGCGCGACGCCGCAGGACGTGATGCAGCTGGTGTTGATGACGCAGTACTTCGACACCCTCAAGGAGCTGGGCCAGAGCTCGGCGACCAACACCATCCTCATCCCGCACTCGCCGGGTGCGCTGTCGGATCTCTCGTCGCAGCTGCGCGAGGCGATGATGACGGCGAACCAGGTCCGCACGGTGACCGGTCGCTAG
- a CDS encoding sigma-70 family RNA polymerase sigma factor → MADDAALLGAWRGGDRSAGDELLRRHFATIGRFFRSKLGDDVEDLVQQTFADAVRARDSVPSAGFRAYLLGIACNRLFDHLRRRVRDDGVFDPTTMSVVDLGTSVSQRIARQQDEVLMLTALRQLPVDFQIVLELAYWEELPGAEIATILGISPHTVRSRLARARVALRERLLNSSADPELVRQSVAKLERNALAEDDEPAQGR, encoded by the coding sequence GTGGCCGACGATGCAGCGTTGCTTGGAGCGTGGCGCGGGGGCGATCGCAGCGCCGGCGACGAGCTGCTGCGTCGGCACTTTGCGACCATCGGCCGGTTCTTCCGTAGCAAGCTCGGCGACGACGTCGAGGACCTCGTGCAGCAGACCTTCGCCGATGCCGTCCGCGCCCGCGACAGCGTGCCGTCGGCGGGCTTCCGCGCCTACCTGCTCGGCATTGCCTGCAACCGCCTGTTCGATCACCTGCGTCGGCGTGTGCGCGACGATGGTGTCTTCGACCCGACCACGATGTCGGTGGTCGACCTCGGGACCTCGGTCAGCCAGCGGATCGCGCGGCAACAGGACGAGGTGTTGATGCTCACCGCGCTGCGTCAGCTGCCGGTCGACTTCCAGATCGTGCTCGAGCTCGCCTACTGGGAGGAGCTCCCGGGCGCCGAGATCGCGACCATCTTGGGTATCTCGCCGCACACGGTCCGCAGTCGACTGGCGCGCGCCCGCGTGGCGCTGCGCGAGCGGTTGCTGAACTCGTCGGCGGACCCCGAGCTCGTGCGCCAGAGCGTGGCGAAGCTCGAGCGCAACGCCCTGGCCGAGGACGACGAGCCGGCGCAAGGTCGATGA
- a CDS encoding dihydrofolate reductase, protein MQKPRTVAFALSLLALSACPGPTRPETTAPTTDGPAGAAAGETQGDAAPADDFKVLAEQFADVRILRYRVPGFEALPLQQKQLVYYLYRAALAGRDIIWDQNYRHNLLVRRTLEAVVGNEASHALPGYAALLDYTKRVWFSNGIHHHYSMKKLTPGFDAEQLAAMVKAVDPGKLPLRSGQSIDQLLATLAPVVFDPSVAPKRVNLDPKQDLIKSSATNYYDGVSQKDVERFYARKVDKKDPTPVSWGLNSQLAKRRGKVVERTWKVGGMYDAAISDIVKWLELAVGVAENDKQKLALQKLIEFYRTGDLKRFDEYSIAWVADTESRVDVVNGFIEVYGDPLGYRGAWESVVSIKDMEASKRIAAIGAQAQWFEDHSPIAKNHRKPSVTGISAKVILAVVEAGDSAPSTPIGINLPNANWVRAEHGSKSVNLGNIVYAYDASKRQSGVLEEFAASKEEVARAKAHADLADALHTDMHEVIGHASGQLEPDVAQPNETLKNYSNTLEEARADLVALYYMPDPKLVEIGVAKTTDVGKAAYDNYIRNGLMVQLARLEEGEDLEEAHMRNRQMVAAWVFEKGKADKVVERVERDGKSYFVIRDYAKLRDLFGQLLAEVQRIKSTGDYEAGKALVETYGVKVDRELHAQVRKRYAALGIAPYAGFIQPRLVPVMDGETIKDVRIEYPEDFTQQMLEYAKDASLLPTEN, encoded by the coding sequence ATGCAAAAGCCCCGTACGGTCGCGTTCGCGCTGTCGTTGCTCGCCCTGTCGGCTTGTCCCGGACCGACCCGTCCGGAGACCACCGCGCCGACGACGGACGGCCCTGCCGGCGCCGCCGCGGGTGAGACGCAGGGCGACGCCGCGCCCGCCGACGACTTCAAGGTGCTCGCCGAGCAGTTCGCCGACGTTCGGATCCTGCGCTACCGCGTACCCGGCTTCGAGGCGCTGCCGCTGCAGCAGAAGCAGCTGGTCTACTACCTCTACCGCGCCGCACTCGCGGGCCGCGACATCATCTGGGATCAGAACTACCGCCACAACCTGCTGGTGCGACGCACCCTCGAGGCCGTGGTGGGCAACGAGGCCAGCCACGCGTTGCCGGGCTACGCCGCGCTGCTCGATTACACCAAGCGCGTGTGGTTCAGCAACGGCATCCATCATCACTACTCGATGAAGAAGCTGACCCCCGGCTTCGACGCCGAGCAGCTGGCCGCGATGGTGAAGGCGGTCGATCCAGGCAAGCTGCCGCTGCGCAGTGGTCAGAGCATCGATCAGCTGCTCGCGACCCTGGCGCCTGTCGTGTTCGACCCCAGCGTCGCGCCCAAGCGGGTCAACCTCGATCCCAAGCAGGATCTGATCAAGTCCTCTGCGACCAACTACTACGACGGCGTGAGCCAGAAGGACGTCGAACGCTTCTATGCGCGCAAGGTCGACAAGAAGGACCCAACGCCGGTGTCGTGGGGCCTGAACTCGCAGCTCGCCAAGCGCAGGGGCAAGGTCGTCGAGCGCACGTGGAAGGTCGGTGGCATGTACGACGCCGCCATCAGCGACATCGTGAAGTGGCTCGAGTTGGCGGTCGGCGTGGCCGAGAACGACAAGCAGAAGCTCGCGCTACAGAAGCTGATCGAGTTCTACCGCACCGGTGATCTGAAGCGCTTCGACGAGTACTCGATCGCGTGGGTGGCCGACACCGAGTCGCGGGTCGACGTCGTCAACGGCTTCATCGAGGTCTACGGCGACCCGCTGGGCTATCGCGGGGCCTGGGAGTCGGTGGTGTCGATCAAGGACATGGAGGCGAGCAAGCGCATCGCCGCGATCGGTGCTCAGGCGCAGTGGTTCGAGGATCACTCCCCGATCGCCAAGAACCATCGCAAGCCCAGCGTGACCGGCATCTCGGCGAAGGTCATCCTCGCCGTGGTCGAGGCCGGCGACTCGGCCCCGTCGACGCCGATCGGGATCAACCTGCCCAACGCCAACTGGGTGCGGGCGGAGCACGGCAGCAAGTCGGTCAACCTGGGCAACATCGTGTACGCCTACGACGCCTCGAAGCGGCAGTCGGGCGTGCTCGAGGAGTTCGCGGCGAGCAAGGAGGAGGTCGCGCGCGCCAAGGCCCACGCCGATCTCGCCGACGCGTTGCACACCGACATGCACGAGGTCATCGGTCACGCGTCGGGGCAGCTCGAGCCGGACGTGGCGCAGCCCAACGAGACCCTCAAGAACTACTCGAACACCCTCGAGGAGGCGCGTGCGGACCTGGTCGCGCTCTACTACATGCCCGATCCGAAGCTGGTGGAGATCGGCGTCGCCAAGACCACCGACGTCGGCAAGGCCGCGTACGACAACTACATCCGCAACGGCCTGATGGTGCAGCTCGCCAGGCTCGAAGAGGGCGAGGACCTCGAGGAGGCCCACATGCGCAACCGCCAGATGGTCGCCGCGTGGGTGTTCGAGAAGGGCAAGGCCGACAAGGTCGTCGAGCGGGTCGAGCGCGACGGCAAGAGCTACTTCGTGATCCGCGACTACGCCAAGCTGCGCGACCTTTTCGGTCAGCTGCTCGCCGAGGTCCAGCGCATCAAGAGCACCGGCGACTACGAGGCCGGCAAGGCGCTGGTCGAGACCTACGGCGTGAAGGTGGATCGCGAGCTGCACGCGCAGGTGCGCAAGCGCTACGCCGCGCTGGGCATCGCGCCTTACGCCGGCTTCATCCAGCCGCGCCTGGTGCCCGTGATGGACGGCGAGACGATCAAGGACGTCCGTATCGAGTACCCCGAGGACTTCACGCAGCAGATGTTGGAGTACGCCAAGGACGCATCGCTGCTGCCGACCGAAAACTGA